DNA from Colletotrichum higginsianum IMI 349063 chromosome 7 map unlocalized unitig_7, whole genome shotgun sequence:
AGCCCCGGTTCTTCGGCTTTcgaccacggccacggcTAAGCCTGCAAGTCCTGCCCGTCCCGGGCCGCCTTCACCCTCACACACAGCGCGTTGACCCGCAGATACCGCTCGAACGCGTCCCCGCCGATGACGAACGGGTGCTCGGGGTCGTCCGCCCGGCGGtgctcgaggaggtcgaaGTGGTACAGCGCGCGGTCCTGCGTCTGGTGGTTCGCGATGAGCGTGTCCACCCGGGCCTCGGCCCGCAGGTCGGCGAAGCGGTTGAGCGAGGCGATCTGCtggtccttggcggcggcggtggaggggaTGCCCACGCCGCCGTAGAAGCCGGCCGTGTGCGCGCGGCCGCGGTCGTAGATGGGGAAGATGGACGACAGCGTCCCCGGCGTGTGGCCGGGCGTCACGTAGAACGTGAAGGTCACGTTGCCGCCGAACGTGAGCTTGTCTCCCTCGGCGATGGTCTGGTCCCTGAGGGGACCGTCGGCCTCCGTCTCCAGGGCGTCCCAGGCGGCCGCTGCGGCGTACGTGGCGGGGCGGAAGGTGTCCTGGATCCAGCGGGCGCCGCCGTAGTGGTCAAAGTGCTCGTGGGTGATGACGAGGTGCTTGATGTCGCTTCCCGCGAACCCGAGGGTCTCCAGGTTGGGGATGAGGATgtgctcggcctcggcggcgttgttgagggcgtcgaagacgacgagcccgtcgCCCGTGTCGTAGGCCCACGCCGAGACGGCGCTCTGGCCGACGAAGTAGAACCGGTCAAAGACCTCGCGCGGggcgacgaagccggcggtctgcgacgccgaggagagtTCCGGGTAGACCTGGCCGAGGATGCAGCGGTGGGCGA
Protein-coding regions in this window:
- a CDS encoding Beta-lactamase domain protein; its protein translation is MKANIVTLCGLLATRTGLAHAQFQDFFNITTFPNEQRDNVTKWLAEARALAGADLYAYFAHRCILGQVYPELSSASQTAGFVAPREVFDRFYFVGQSAVSAWAYDTGDGLVVFDALNNAAEAEHILIPNLETLGFAGSDIKHLVITHEHFDHYGGARWIQDTFRPATYAAAAAWDALETEADGPLRDQTIAEGDKLTFGGNVTFTFYVTPGHTPGTLSSIFPIYDRGRAHTAGFYGGVGIPSTAAAKDQQIASLNRFADLRAEARVDTLIANHQTQDRALYHFDLLEHRRADDPEHPFVIGGDAFERYLRVNALCVRVKAARDGQDLQA